The genomic segment TCAAGCTTCCACAGGGCAACTTCGGGAAAGGTCAGGAAAATCTCGATAAGATTCAGAATATTTTTGTCTTTGCTTTTTCCATTCAATATCCGTTGTACGCTCAACTGGAACAGATCAAACGCCGTCGCAATATCCCAGGCCGACAGATTTAGCTCACCGGCAAAGTTTTTTAGTCTTTCGACAATATCCTGACCCTCTTGCCAGACAGGCTCGAAAACAAAAGTGGAAGGCCCTCTCCTGCCGATTGACGTCAGAAGAATAATCGGGTTCTTCTCTTTGGGGGAAATGCCCTGTGACTCGCAATACTCCTCATAGGCCGGATTTGCCCTTGGGGGAATCCGGTCCGCAAATGAGGCAAAAAGCCCCTTGTCGCCCCGATGAGTCTGTTTTTTCAGGCCCAACTCCGGCCCCACGGCGATGGCGTTTTTCGACCGCCAGTACTTCTTGTCGTAGGTGAATTTCCACGTCTTGTCTTTGGGATCGAACAGAAGAGTCCCCACAAGCGTTTTTCTGCGTTTTGTTTCCGAAAACACCTCAAGCTGATTTGGATCCTTGTTCAATTGCATTTTTCATCTCCTCGTATCTTCGGGCCAGAAGCCGACTGAAGGCGCTCTTCATTAAATCCGAGCAAGCGCTGTTCCAGACCAAACCAAGTATTTTATCGATGTCCACCCTGGCGAAAAAATCCCGCACTGAATCTTCATGATTCAAACGCCGAAATTCCCCTACGTAGTCTTTTGCCGTCGGTTCCTTTGAATTTTTTGTCCATATTTTCCCTTTTGGCGCGAATTCCGCCTGCAAAATTGTTCCCGTTTCGATCCCAAGGGCCGAAGGATTGTCATAAATCGGCGCCAGTGAATTTCCCTTGGGGGTGGCGATAAATGCCAGATTCCGGCCATGGCGGTCGTGATTCCCAATAAGGGAATCAAAAAGACATGCCCTGACAAAAATATCCACATCATAGGGCCGACTCGTTTGGGCAATTACATTGGCAATGGTTGCACAATCGTAACGATCGGTCTCCGATAGATAGTGATAGATATGGTTGAGCGTCGCCGTGGTGGACCTTTTGACAAAATTCTTTGTGACGAAGGCCCGCTCCCCATGGAATTCGATATGATAGAAATCGGGAACCGGAAGCCCTGTCGACCGGGCAATTTGGTTACACACAAACTCGACGTCCGGCAGTTCGGGAGCTTCCTCCTGTTTCATCTTGAAGATGTACGAGTCACCAGCGAGGATGGCGGAGTATTTGCGAAACTTTCCGTGAAAAAAGCTGGTGTTCCACCCTTTTGTCTTGTCACTGGCCTTCGGAGCGCCACTTTCCGACCGGCGTTCAATGCCGGTAAATTCTTCCGGTTTTTCAAGGCCAAACCACGAGACAAAACAAGGCTCATGAAGCCCATACCACGGTGTAGAGCCGGTCTCTAAGGGGAGCAGGCATTTCAGGCACTTTTTTGAATCGGTCATATACGTGGCTATTCTACTTTAATATATAAATATATCAAGTAAATATTGATATATAAATATATCAATACTTTAGTGATATATAAATATATCAGCAATAAATATGATTTTTCAACGGAAAATCAAAGACTAAGAAGCGTAGAATTTGCATCTTTTATCACAAACGGCTTGGACGCCACGCTGGGGGGTGTCATTTCGGTCACCGGATCGCAAAACTCCACTTCAACATTCAACTTGCCTCCGGGTGCTTTTAAATCTTCCGGGATCTTCCAGGTAATCAACCGTGCCTGTCTTCTTTCTTCCAACGAAACGCATTCTTTTCCTGAAATCTCTTTTTTGAATTCGGGCATAAAGGAGTCAATGATTCTGCCACCCTTCTTTAATTTGAACGGGATTTTCACCCCGAACGGATAATCGCTCACCCCCGAAAAAAAGAGACGCATTGTCTCACCGGCGTAATAGATGTCCTTGTCGGGTGAAAGATAGATGTTTCGATTGAGCGGGGGGACATCTTCTTTCGGCAGGGCCGTCTCGGCGGTCCAGAAACGGGGTTTGCCCGAATCGACATGGACCTCCTTCCCTCCATAAATGCCGATGCCGCAACAATCGAGACCTTTCACATGTTCCCAAATTTCCTGCGGACCGGCGCCCCCGGCAGGGCCGGTGCCAGGAAAAATCAGATCGGCCGCCATTCCTTCCATGTGATAGCTCG from the Deltaproteobacteria bacterium genome contains:
- a CDS encoding HipA N-terminal domain-containing protein encodes the protein MQLNKDPNQLEVFSETKRRKTLVGTLLFDPKDKTWKFTYDKKYWRSKNAIAVGPELGLKKQTHRGDKGLFASFADRIPPRANPAYEEYCESQGISPKEKNPIILLTSIGRRGPSTFVFEPVWQEGQDIVERLKNFAGELNLSAWDIATAFDLFQLSVQRILNGKSKDKNILNLIEIFLTFPEVALWKLEKTNKKLPGGTAAKLSEYFSEKR
- a CDS encoding HipA domain-containing protein; the encoded protein is MTDSKKCLKCLLPLETGSTPWYGLHEPCFVSWFGLEKPEEFTGIERRSESGAPKASDKTKGWNTSFFHGKFRKYSAILAGDSYIFKMKQEEAPELPDVEFVCNQIARSTGLPVPDFYHIEFHGERAFVTKNFVKRSTTATLNHIYHYLSETDRYDCATIANVIAQTSRPYDVDIFVRACLFDSLIGNHDRHGRNLAFIATPKGNSLAPIYDNPSALGIETGTILQAEFAPKGKIWTKNSKEPTAKDYVGEFRRLNHEDSVRDFFARVDIDKILGLVWNSACSDLMKSAFSRLLARRYEEMKNAIEQGSKSA
- a CDS encoding DUF882 domain-containing protein — its product is MIRFIVILLVMSVGASAVAAGPGRYFYEGDGKIDLAGRRGTLSVTYRLNNGDYSPSALKKIDAFFGMPSAILGEGICLRLISMIDYLQDRFTPDKTLTLRSGYRSPATNTSLRKKGKLAAKTSYHMEGMAADLIFPGTGPAGGAGPQEIWEHVKGLDCCGIGIYGGKEVHVDSGKPRFWTAETALPKEDVPPLNRNIYLSPDKDIYYAGETMRLFFSGVSDYPFGVKIPFKLKKGGRIIDSFMPEFKKEISGKECVSLEERRQARLITWKIPEDLKAPGGKLNVEVEFCDPVTEMTPPSVASKPFVIKDANSTLLSL